A window of the Lactobacillus gasseri ATCC 33323 = JCM 1131 genome harbors these coding sequences:
- the infC gene encoding translation initiation factor IF-3, protein MILNEDIRAREVRLIGVDGQQIGVVSKNEALRKAADADLDLVLLSPNAKPPVARIMDYGKFRFEQQKKAKENRKNQKVMAVKEIRLSPTIEGNDFDTKLKHVRKFLTKGAKVRVSIRFRGRAITHKELGKQVLEKMADEASDLSNVVTKPKMEGRSMFLMLAPLSEKDKKKK, encoded by the coding sequence ATGATCTTAAACGAAGATATTCGTGCTCGTGAAGTTCGTTTAATTGGAGTTGATGGCCAACAAATTGGTGTCGTTTCTAAGAATGAAGCTTTACGTAAAGCAGCTGACGCTGACCTTGATTTGGTTTTGCTTTCTCCTAATGCTAAGCCACCTGTTGCTAGAATTATGGACTACGGTAAATTCCGTTTTGAACAACAAAAGAAAGCCAAAGAAAACCGTAAGAATCAAAAGGTTATGGCTGTCAAAGAAATTCGTTTAAGTCCAACAATCGAAGGCAATGACTTTGACACTAAGTTAAAGCATGTTCGTAAATTCTTGACCAAGGGCGCTAAAGTTAGAGTTTCTATTCGCTTTAGAGGCCGGGCAATTACTCACAAGGAGTTAGGTAAACAGGTCTTAGAGAAGATGGCTGATGAAGCTAGTGACTTATCTAATGTAGTTACTAAGCCTAAGATGGAAGGCCGTTCAATGTTCTTAATGCTTGCTCCATTAAGTGAGAAAGATAAAAAGAAAAAGTAG
- the coaE gene encoding dephospho-CoA kinase (Dephospho-CoA kinase (CoaE) performs the final step in coenzyme A biosynthesis.), with amino-acid sequence MTYFLGLTGGIASGKSTADEFFEKQNIPIIDSDLIAHQIMEVGQKGYQAIVNYFGSNILNDDQTINRHKLGGIVFNDKTKLKKLNEITHPLVHQKIKQQMERYRLNQEKLVVVDVPLLFESGFESLCDGVLVISISPKLQVKRLMKRNNFTKEEALVRINNQMPLSEKEKRATYVVANTGTIDDLEKRLSDLLQKIGR; translated from the coding sequence ATGACATATTTTTTAGGATTAACTGGCGGAATAGCCAGTGGCAAAAGTACAGCTGATGAATTTTTTGAAAAGCAAAATATTCCGATTATCGACTCCGATTTGATTGCTCATCAGATAATGGAAGTAGGCCAAAAGGGTTATCAGGCAATAGTTAATTATTTTGGCAGCAATATTCTTAATGATGATCAAACAATTAATCGTCATAAATTAGGTGGAATAGTTTTTAATGATAAAACTAAGCTGAAAAAATTAAATGAGATAACTCATCCACTTGTTCATCAGAAAATTAAACAACAAATGGAGCGATACCGTTTAAATCAAGAAAAATTAGTTGTAGTTGATGTGCCTTTACTATTTGAATCTGGTTTTGAAAGCTTATGCGATGGCGTTTTGGTTATTTCTATTTCACCAAAACTGCAGGTTAAACGTCTGATGAAACGAAATAATTTCACTAAAGAAGAAGCTTTGGTTAGAATAAATAATCAAATGCCACTAAGCGAAAAAGAAAAAAGAGCTACCTATGTAGTAGCTAATACTGGTACAATAGATGACTTAGAGAAAAGATTATCTGATTTATTACAAAAGATAGGCAGGTAG
- the dnaI gene encoding primosomal protein DnaI produces MEDISEVITRIIKKRKLSEDGKKIAKTAIKHPSVQAFLTQNKDKLNKEIVQASLPTIFNYVEQIEAPNPVMEGYTPKLFLNGKVIDITYVPTEAKLNSEAKMRAERRIELIDLPGKLRHVELENVDSTPERDAALNEVAMFLASFKKNKHIKGLYLTGDFGVGKTYILAGLANAIARQGSRVVFLHVPSFIASLGSHFQDNSLSDEIDRIASAPVLVFDDIGAETLSEWSRDDVLGVILQKRMDNVLPTFFSSNMTMDDLAEHFAETRNNVDEVKARRLMERVRFLSKEVFVGGKNRRN; encoded by the coding sequence GTGGAAGATATTTCTGAAGTAATCACACGTATTATCAAGAAAAGAAAATTAAGCGAAGATGGAAAAAAGATTGCTAAAACAGCAATAAAGCATCCCAGTGTTCAAGCCTTTCTCACACAAAATAAAGACAAATTAAATAAAGAAATTGTCCAGGCCTCTCTTCCTACGATTTTTAACTATGTTGAGCAAATTGAGGCGCCAAACCCTGTGATGGAAGGATATACGCCAAAGCTTTTTCTTAATGGAAAGGTAATTGATATTACCTATGTTCCAACTGAGGCAAAGTTAAACTCAGAAGCTAAAATGCGGGCAGAACGCAGGATTGAATTGATTGATCTACCAGGAAAACTACGTCATGTTGAACTAGAAAATGTTGATTCAACTCCTGAACGGGATGCTGCATTAAATGAAGTAGCTATGTTTTTAGCCAGTTTTAAGAAGAACAAACATATCAAAGGTTTGTACCTAACTGGTGATTTTGGTGTAGGAAAAACGTATATCTTAGCTGGGTTAGCTAACGCTATTGCGCGTCAAGGAAGTCGAGTAGTCTTTTTACATGTACCTTCTTTTATTGCCAGCTTGGGAAGCCATTTTCAAGATAATAGCTTAAGTGACGAGATTGATCGTATTGCGTCAGCTCCTGTTTTAGTTTTTGATGATATTGGAGCAGAGACTCTAAGTGAATGGTCACGTGATGACGTGTTAGGCGTTATTTTGCAAAAACGCATGGATAATGTTTTACCAACATTTTTTAGTTCAAATATGACAATGGATGATTTGGCTGAACATTTTGCTGAAACAAGAAATAATGTTGATGAGGTTAAGGCAAGACGCTTAATGGAGCGGGTTCGTTTCTTGAGTAAAGAGGTTTTTGTTGGCGGTAAAAATCGTAGAAATTAA
- a CDS encoding ABC transporter ATP-binding protein, whose product MLLKVRNLSKSFQNGTRAIEDLSFDIPAGKITAFLGFNGAGKTTSLKIILNLLLPDEGKIYFENKLLKNDFTPLLKQTGVVLESARNMFYALTPMENFIYWGAQRGLNKKVAQKNGLELLEKFDLLSKKDTVIFELSRGMQQIIAICCALISKPKFLVLDEPTLGLDIEAVETVERILKTLASEGVAILLTTHELAFAQRIADQILLIKKGRLIYSGSKADCLDKFNQEKFITVQFSQALSNNQRAVLESIAKIISINNTTYQLVLSNRKNLSHLLKFLTQFKLMDLKTKNKGLNEVVDFYMKGKNEDGSIKSGISA is encoded by the coding sequence ATGTTACTTAAAGTAAGAAACTTAAGCAAAAGTTTTCAAAATGGAACAAGGGCAATTGAAGATTTATCATTTGATATTCCCGCTGGAAAAATAACTGCTTTTTTAGGATTTAATGGAGCGGGAAAAACGACTAGTTTAAAAATAATTTTGAACTTATTGCTTCCTGATGAAGGAAAAATATATTTTGAAAATAAATTGCTAAAAAATGATTTTACACCTTTATTAAAACAAACCGGGGTAGTTTTAGAGAGTGCACGTAATATGTTTTATGCTTTGACACCAATGGAAAATTTTATCTATTGGGGAGCTCAACGTGGACTAAATAAAAAAGTAGCACAGAAAAATGGCTTAGAACTATTAGAGAAATTTGATCTCTTGTCTAAAAAGGATACGGTTATTTTTGAATTAAGTCGAGGGATGCAGCAGATTATTGCTATTTGCTGTGCGTTAATCTCTAAGCCTAAATTTTTGGTTTTAGATGAACCGACTCTTGGTTTAGATATTGAAGCGGTAGAAACTGTGGAACGAATATTAAAAACATTAGCTTCTGAAGGAGTTGCAATTTTATTAACTACGCATGAATTGGCATTTGCTCAAAGAATTGCAGATCAGATTCTCCTAATAAAGAAAGGACGGTTAATTTATAGCGGTAGTAAAGCTGATTGTTTAGATAAATTCAATCAAGAAAAATTTATCACAGTTCAATTTTCACAAGCTCTTTCAAACAATCAACGAGCAGTTTTAGAAAGTATTGCTAAGATTATTTCGATTAATAATACTACTTATCAATTGGTTTTATCTAATCGAAAAAATTTATCGCATTTATTGAAATTTTTAACTCAATTTAAATTGATGGATCTAAAAACTAAAAATAAAGGTTTAAATGAAGTGGTTGATTTTTATATGAAAGGAAAGAATGAAGATGGTAGCATTAAAAGCGGAATTTCAGCGTGA
- a CDS encoding DUF3021 domain-containing protein, with amino-acid sequence MKHIVRLINSGLVGIGIGMTWLGIDILQNQFFKNGLETTISVKYFLFWLGSSFLIGIFFYFASLVFEHDNWSLKKQIFINFFICLSAWLSFCFFLNKVNYSGSALLKAIVDFIIMYALAYGIYFYHLWHEVKRINKKLKEI; translated from the coding sequence ATGAAACATATTGTACGTTTAATTAATAGTGGATTAGTAGGAATAGGAATTGGGATGACTTGGCTGGGAATTGATATTTTACAAAATCAGTTTTTCAAGAATGGATTAGAGACAACTATTTCGGTAAAATATTTTCTTTTCTGGTTAGGGTCTTCGTTTTTGATTGGGATTTTCTTTTATTTTGCCAGTTTGGTTTTTGAGCATGATAATTGGTCTTTAAAAAAACAAATCTTTATTAACTTTTTCATTTGTCTTAGTGCATGGTTAAGCTTTTGCTTCTTTTTAAATAAGGTTAATTATTCTGGATCAGCATTACTAAAAGCGATTGTTGATTTTATTATTATGTATGCTTTAGCATACGGAATTTATTTTTATCATTTATGGCATGAGGTTAAGCGAATTAATAAGAAACTGAAAGAAATTTAA
- a CDS encoding LytTR family DNA-binding domain-containing protein codes for MEIKFNIDKDLQKEKAEFWLKKMTDKIRRITQELQSDPQILWGYRKETAYAIEVSKIYLIQVENEKTIIYTQDKTYLFKGRLYQASINLPTDFIEASRSAILNYRFIDHLEIISNGNIDALMKNGLRVQIARRKIKKLKERLGL; via the coding sequence ATGGAAATAAAGTTTAATATCGATAAAGATTTACAAAAAGAAAAAGCTGAATTTTGGCTAAAGAAGATGACGGACAAGATAAGAAGAATCACTCAAGAATTGCAGTCTGATCCTCAAATTTTATGGGGATATCGAAAAGAAACAGCATATGCGATTGAAGTTTCAAAAATATATTTAATTCAAGTAGAAAATGAAAAGACAATAATTTATACGCAGGATAAAACATATCTTTTTAAAGGTAGACTTTATCAGGCCAGCATTAACTTACCAACTGATTTTATTGAAGCATCCCGAAGTGCAATTCTAAATTATCGTTTTATCGATCATTTAGAAATTATCAGTAATGGTAATATCGATGCCTTGATGAAAAACGGATTACGTGTGCAAATTGCCCGTCGAAAAATAAAAAAATTAAAGGAGAGACTGGGATTATGA
- the nrdR gene encoding transcriptional regulator NrdR yields the protein MECPNCHKNASRVIDSRPSDENRAIRRRRECENCGFRFTTFERVERSPLLVIKNDGTREAFNRDKILHGVMMAAQKRPISSEQLDTLVDHVENEIRKQGLNEISSKDIGNLVMKELANLDDVAYIRFASIYRQFKDVSGFMEAMEDMMAKHDKE from the coding sequence TTGGAATGTCCAAACTGTCACAAGAATGCTTCAAGAGTAATTGATTCTCGTCCAAGCGATGAAAATAGAGCAATTAGACGACGCAGAGAATGTGAAAATTGTGGTTTTCGCTTTACTACTTTTGAAAGAGTAGAGCGATCGCCTCTATTGGTAATCAAAAATGATGGGACTCGTGAGGCCTTTAACCGCGATAAAATTTTGCATGGCGTAATGATGGCTGCGCAAAAGAGACCAATTTCAAGCGAACAACTAGATACTTTAGTAGATCATGTAGAAAATGAAATTAGAAAGCAAGGTCTTAATGAAATTTCATCTAAAGATATCGGTAATTTGGTGATGAAGGAATTGGCTAATTTAGATGATGTAGCTTACATTCGATTTGCAAGTATTTATCGCCAATTTAAAGATGTTTCAGGATTTATGGAAGCCATGGAAGATATGATGGCTAAACATGATAAGGAGTAG
- a CDS encoding DnaD domain protein, which yields MFESADPKQPFYVANQVAVSEENIKVLTTLFEPLVGIRGVGLYITLTKEFDEVPFAKDYKTLYQLQDQTNLKLEDLFKTLHHLEATGLIKTFLGSNPVLGEVLIFEVEKVPSAGEFFHTFLLSSLLLERVGNVAFDRLVKKFTPRTFVGLKDAKEVTSGFFDVFHLSAENAIDAPVEVKEAAGEVPKDAKGEIKLGNEPVKVDWSFLVDLFESYHIKKEEVLKHQVEIKQIIDFYHLTEQEFVETALITMSAGADKLNMYAIQNAVNENFGLNRNKEMVKKQLRQTPKDADHAIKKLSKADADLIRAVDSKVPTDYLYELKEKKGGYVTANEKKVIFRLQDQMGLTPPLINLIVHTCFEYDAVLTNNLADRIANDWLQQGITTPTEAIAYLKERKNKRNHQYYRTPKKNIRKTTDWSKYEKQHQTKKTTMSAEERNRIFREFGKNE from the coding sequence GTGTTTGAAAGTGCTGACCCTAAGCAGCCTTTTTATGTGGCTAATCAAGTAGCTGTTAGTGAAGAAAATATAAAAGTTTTAACTACTCTTTTTGAGCCTCTTGTGGGTATTCGTGGAGTAGGATTATACATAACATTGACAAAAGAATTTGATGAAGTACCTTTTGCCAAAGATTATAAAACTTTATATCAACTTCAAGATCAAACAAACTTAAAATTAGAGGACTTATTTAAAACTTTGCATCATTTAGAGGCAACAGGCTTAATTAAGACATTTTTAGGTTCAAATCCTGTTTTAGGCGAGGTTTTGATTTTTGAAGTAGAAAAAGTTCCTTCAGCAGGCGAGTTCTTTCACACCTTTTTACTTTCAAGTTTGTTGCTTGAACGAGTAGGAAATGTAGCTTTTGATCGTTTGGTAAAAAAATTTACTCCGCGAACTTTTGTCGGTTTAAAAGATGCTAAAGAAGTTACAAGTGGCTTTTTTGATGTTTTTCACTTGAGTGCTGAAAATGCAATTGATGCACCAGTTGAAGTTAAAGAAGCAGCTGGTGAAGTTCCTAAAGATGCCAAAGGTGAAATTAAGTTAGGTAATGAGCCAGTAAAAGTTGACTGGAGCTTTTTGGTTGATTTGTTTGAGAGCTATCATATTAAGAAAGAAGAAGTTTTAAAGCACCAGGTAGAAATTAAACAGATTATTGATTTTTACCATTTAACTGAGCAAGAATTTGTCGAAACTGCGCTGATTACGATGTCAGCTGGGGCAGATAAATTGAATATGTATGCAATTCAAAATGCAGTTAATGAAAACTTTGGACTTAACCGTAATAAAGAAATGGTTAAAAAGCAGTTACGTCAAACTCCTAAAGATGCTGATCATGCAATTAAAAAATTATCAAAAGCAGATGCAGATCTAATTCGTGCAGTAGATAGTAAGGTGCCAACTGATTATTTATACGAATTAAAAGAGAAAAAAGGTGGCTATGTAACTGCAAATGAAAAGAAAGTTATCTTTCGTTTGCAAGATCAAATGGGGTTAACACCACCTTTAATTAATTTGATTGTTCATACTTGTTTTGAATATGATGCTGTATTAACTAATAATTTAGCTGATCGAATTGCTAATGATTGGCTTCAGCAAGGAATAACCACGCCAACTGAAGCTATCGCATATCTTAAGGAGCGAAAGAATAAACGTAATCATCAATATTATCGTACTCCCAAAAAGAATATTCGTAAGACAACTGATTGGTCGAAGTATGAAAAACAGCATCAAACTAAGAAAACAACCATGTCAGCTGAGGAAAGAAATCGAATCTTTCGTGAATTTGGTAAAAATGAATAG
- the thrS gene encoding threonine--tRNA ligase, whose translation MSFSVTLPDGSKKDFDKAVSVKELASSIATSLGKAAVGAKINGEMKPLDYVVDEDVEAAIITDKDEEGLNILRATAAFLLEAIAKRKYPELRLGMHEADEGGFFVDTDKEDQIKITELPELEKEMQKAIKNGEKIEYTSMKKSELEDIFKDDQFKLDLLKDEKDEVAVYKLGDFVDFGFEALLPNTGKIKNFKLLSVAGAYWLGKSSNPMLQRIFGTAFFKKAALDEDLKRRAEIKERDHRTIGRDLDLFFVDPKVGAGLPYWMPKGATIRRVVERYIVDKEVADGYEHVYTPVLMNVDAYKTSGHWAHYRDDMFPPMDMGDGEMLELRPMNCPSHIQIYKHHIRSYRELPIRIAELGMMHRYEKSGALSGLQRVREMTLNDGHTFVALDQIREEFAKVLKLIMDVYKDFDITDYYFRLSYRDPKNTDKYYANDEMWEKSQSMLKAAMDDLGLDYVEAEGEAAFYGPKLDIQTKTALGNDETMSTIQLDFMLPERFGLTYVGQDGEEHRPVMIHRGIVGTMERFIAYLTEIYKGAFPTWLAPVQAEIIPVNEEAHGAYADKVREELAKRGFRAEVDHRNEKLGYKIRESQTQKVPYTLVLGDDEMNANGVNVRRYGTEEQISKSLDDFIAEIDADVKSYSREK comes from the coding sequence ATGAGTTTTTCTGTAACTTTGCCAGACGGCTCAAAGAAAGATTTTGACAAGGCAGTTTCTGTTAAAGAACTAGCATCTTCAATTGCTACTTCTCTAGGAAAAGCTGCTGTTGGTGCAAAAATTAACGGCGAAATGAAGCCTTTAGATTACGTTGTTGATGAAGATGTAGAAGCAGCTATCATCACTGATAAGGATGAAGAAGGTTTAAATATTTTACGTGCTACTGCTGCATTTTTGCTTGAAGCTATCGCTAAGCGTAAGTATCCAGAATTACGCTTGGGTATGCATGAAGCAGATGAGGGCGGCTTCTTTGTAGATACTGATAAGGAAGATCAAATTAAAATTACTGAATTGCCAGAACTTGAAAAAGAAATGCAAAAGGCAATCAAGAATGGCGAAAAGATCGAATATACTTCAATGAAAAAGAGTGAATTGGAAGATATCTTTAAAGATGATCAATTCAAATTAGATCTTTTAAAGGACGAAAAAGACGAAGTTGCAGTTTACAAATTAGGTGACTTTGTTGACTTTGGTTTTGAAGCTTTATTACCAAATACTGGTAAGATTAAGAACTTTAAGCTTTTATCAGTTGCTGGTGCATACTGGTTAGGTAAATCTTCTAACCCAATGCTTCAAAGAATTTTTGGTACTGCATTCTTTAAGAAGGCAGCTTTAGATGAAGATTTAAAGCGTCGCGCTGAAATTAAGGAAAGAGATCATAGAACTATTGGTAGAGACTTAGACTTATTCTTTGTTGATCCTAAAGTTGGTGCAGGTCTTCCGTACTGGATGCCAAAGGGTGCTACTATTCGTCGCGTTGTTGAGAGATACATTGTCGATAAAGAAGTTGCTGATGGCTATGAACATGTTTATACTCCAGTTTTAATGAACGTAGATGCATACAAGACTTCTGGTCACTGGGCACACTATCGTGATGACATGTTTCCACCAATGGACATGGGTGATGGTGAAATGCTTGAACTTCGCCCAATGAACTGTCCTTCACATATTCAAATCTATAAGCATCACATTCGTTCATACCGTGAATTGCCAATCCGTATCGCTGAATTAGGTATGATGCACAGATATGAAAAGTCAGGTGCTTTATCAGGTTTACAACGTGTACGTGAAATGACTTTGAATGATGGTCACACTTTTGTTGCACTTGATCAAATTCGTGAAGAATTTGCTAAAGTTTTGAAGTTGATCATGGATGTTTACAAAGACTTCGATATTACTGATTACTACTTCAGACTTTCATACCGTGATCCAAAGAACACTGATAAGTACTACGCAAATGATGAAATGTGGGAGAAATCTCAATCAATGCTTAAGGCAGCTATGGATGATCTTGGCCTTGATTATGTTGAAGCAGAAGGTGAAGCAGCATTCTATGGTCCTAAGCTTGATATTCAAACTAAGACTGCTTTGGGTAACGATGAAACTATGTCAACTATCCAACTTGACTTTATGCTTCCAGAAAGATTTGGCTTAACTTATGTAGGTCAAGATGGTGAAGAACACCGTCCAGTTATGATCCACCGTGGTATTGTTGGTACTATGGAAAGATTCATTGCTTACTTAACTGAAATTTACAAGGGTGCCTTCCCAACTTGGCTTGCTCCAGTTCAAGCTGAAATTATCCCAGTTAACGAGGAAGCTCACGGCGCATATGCTGATAAGGTTCGTGAAGAATTAGCTAAGCGCGGATTTAGAGCAGAAGTAGACCACAGAAACGAAAAACTTGGTTACAAGATTCGTGAATCACAAACTCAAAAAGTTCCTTATACTTTAGTTTTGGGTGACGATGAAATGAATGCCAATGGTGTTAATGTTCGTCGTTATGGTACTGAAGAACAAATTTCTAAGAGTTTAGATGACTTTATTGCTGAAATTGACGCAGATGTTAAGTCATACTCAAGAGAAAAATAA